Proteins co-encoded in one Juglans regia cultivar Chandler chromosome 16, Walnut 2.0, whole genome shotgun sequence genomic window:
- the LOC108980608 gene encoding uncharacterized protein LOC108980608 — MKYNEISHISHPQHNLKFEYSEFPFKCDGCKEVGIGSRYKCAICNFDLHMHCAVSSPTIYHPFYTKCSFQFLLRPPGNISRFCNACEKNVTGFVYHCKACQFDLHPCCAKLPMVLDDGEVKLDLYKKMSAVCHKCGRKGRSWSYRSRCKKYNLHVACVREMLMESWPDIYVGGGKGRNLETRIPSLKNTLQSHHHKRKGKVEKCCEMAGLALQFVISAVLGDPTALIAGVIGSLMSRG, encoded by the coding sequence ATGAAATACAATGAAATATCTCACATCAGCCACCCCCAACACAATCTCAAATTTGAGTACTCAGAATTTCCTTTCAAGTGTGATGGGTGCAAGGAGGTGGGCATAGGCTCGCGCTACAAATGTGCCATTTGCAACTTCGATCTCCACATGCACTGTGCGGTTTCTTCCCCAACCATCTACCACCCTTTCTACACGAAGTGCTCCTTCCAGTTCCTCCTTCGCCCGCCGGGCAATATCTCGCGCTTTTGCAATGCATGCGAAAAGAACGTAACGGGTTTCGTGTACCACTGCAAGGCGTGCCAGTTTGATCTCCATCCATGCTGCGCCAAGCTCCCTATGGTGCTCGACGATGGGGAAGTCAAGCTCGATCTGTATAAGAAGATGAGCGCAGTTTGCCACAAGTGTGGACGGAAAGGGCGGAGCTGGAGCTATAGATCTAGGTGCAAGAAATACAATTTGCACGTGGCTTGTGTGAGGGAGATGCTCATGGAAAGTTGGCCGGATATTTATGTTGGAGGTGGAAAAGGCAGGAACTTGGAGACAAGAATTCCTAGCCTTAAGAATACGCTTCAGAGCCACCACCATAAGAGAAAGGGTAAGGTGGAAAAGTGTTGTGAGATGGCTGGATTGGCCTTGCAATTTGTTATATCAGCAGTGCTGGGAGATCCGACAGCTTTGATTGCTGGTGTTATAGGGTCTTTGATGTCACGAGGATGA
- the LOC108980616 gene encoding RING-H2 finger protein ATL65-like: MMMMVPAESPVHVYHPWAPSPAPSTATTATAFLNQSMSPPPRLPLQFSPPLIAMVVVVAAAFIVVTYSRLISRHVVPSIIRIIRRCRQWRRRRGARSFLPSSSGDLDSLPYDSPFFEASDGFRVYSPYGLDESVIKTIPLSIYTSKSNRERRDCVVCLLEFEDGDYVRTLPFCSHAFHVDCIDIWLRSHANCPLCRAGIFCSESPFIPLMAARIRPSLDDTILRSMTLEPLTEALPESRSSVSEITPCIEEQSPTRNNNYNYNHNSEDRFNGRDFLLKRSYSFGFERSMTSDRMVMEPATASPWRYRRGSFWNKRMSPFGSLTKPRVFSFRYYRGMKSPFFRRRGLFPLSESRVRFTGSGGVGGGGGGGWSSRRSKSMTSPMFMRSSGMGAGAAFSSSRLRCGDPEALLSPERFNGRR; this comes from the coding sequence atgatgatgatggttcCGGCCGAGTCACCTGTTCATGTTTATCATCCGTGGGCCCCGTCTCCTGCCCCCTCCACCGCCACTACTGCTACTGCTTTCCTCAACCAATCAATGTCCCCCCCACCCAGACTGCCGCTCCAGTTCAGTCCGCCGTTGATcgcgatggtggtggtggtagcCGCTGCTTTCATCGTCGTTACCTACTCCCGTCTCATCTCGCGCCACGTCGTTCCGTCAATCATCCGTATCATCCGCCGATGTAGGCAGTGGCGGCGCCGACGTGGGGCCCGGTCTTTCCTTCCGTCCTCCTCGGGCGACCTGGACTCGTTGCCCTACGACTCGCCCTTCTTCGAGGCAAGCGACGGTTTCCGCGTTTATTCCCCGTATGGTCTGGATGAGTCCGTCATCAAGACCATCCCGCTCTCAATCTATACTTCCAAATCCAACAGAGAGCGCCGTGACTGCGTAGTGTGCCTCCTTGAGTTCGAAGACGGCGACTACGTCCGTACGCTCCCCTTCTGTTCCCACGCGTTCCACGTGGATTGCATTGATATCTGGCTCAGGTCTCATGCCAACTGTCCCCTCTGCCGCGCCGGAATATTCTGTTCGGAGTCTCCGTTTATTCCACTGATGGCAGCCAGAATCAGACCGAGCCTCGACGACACGATCTTGCGTAGCATGACGCTGGAGCCTCTCACCGAAGCTTTGCCAGAGTCTCGCAGCTCAGTATCGGAGATAACGCCTTGCATCGAAGAGCAGTCACCGACGAGGAACAACAACTACAATTACAACCACAACTCGGAGGATAGATTCAACGGCCGAGATTTCTTGTTGAAACGGTCGTACTCGTTCGGATTTGAAAGGAGTATGACATCTGATAGGATGGTCATGGAACCGGCAACAGCGTCACCCTGGCGGTACCGGAGAGGAAGCTTCTGGAACAAACGGATGTCGCCTTTCGGGTCGTTAACGAAACCTCGGGTTTTCTCTTTCAGGTACTACAGAGGAATGAAGTCGCCGTTCTTTAGACGGAGGGGATTGTTTCCGTTATCGGAGTCAAGGGTGAGGTTTACGGGCTCAGGAGGAGTTggcggaggaggaggaggagggtggtcATCGAGGAGGAGCAAGTCGATGACGAGCCCGATGTTTATGAGGTCGTCGGGGATGGGGGCAGGGGCTGCGTTCTCGTCGAGCCGGCTGAGGTGTGGGGATCCCGAGGCGCTGCTGTCACCGGAAAGGTTCAACGGGAGGAGGTAG
- the LOC108980610 gene encoding uncharacterized protein LOC108980610, with translation MSARRFRARGISPRISFSYDLNRPNVLSNEDHCRRSDLTLLDSSSDFVFCIGNRFAQEMAPADELFSNGKIRAKEIKRKVTSPDETSIQSESISSRPRPSYSGNTEKKQLRELLSNNFDAEEKPPSKSFWQFKRSSSHDLSPTFGPAALLLQRTTTRTPDHHREPPHSYMQQHLTQLCFSHPKTEQSSTPTAPFPPHLNRTGPRSCSSDQGQTPAATEAANHCPDCRGLKEVCSMD, from the exons ATGTCTGCTCGGAGATTTCGAGCGCGGGGAATCAGCCCAAGAATCTCGTTTTCATATGACCTGAACAGGCCAAATGTTCTGTCAAACGAGGATCACTGCCGGCGGTCGGACTTGACCCTCTTGGATTCCAGCTCCGACTTCGTCTTCTGCATTGGTAATAGATTTGCACAAGAAATGGCTCCAGCTGACGAGCTTTTCTCCAACGGTAAGATCCGTGCAAAAGAAATCAAACGAAAGGTCACTTCCCCAGATGAAACGTCAATCCAATCGGAGTCCATCTCTTCTCGTCCTCGGCCTTCCTATTCCGGGAACACAGAAAAGAAGCAGCTCAGAGAGTTATTGTCCAACAATTTTGATGCGGAAGAAAAGCCTCCATCAAAATCTTTCTGGCAGTTCAAGCGAAGCAGCAGCCACGACCTCAGCCCTACGTTTGGTCCCGCAGCACTGCTACTCCAACGCACCACCACCAGAACCCCAGATCACCACCGCGAACCACCCCATTCTTACATGCAGCAACACCTCACACAACTCTGTTTTTCccacccaaaaacagagcagtcgTCCACGCCAACAGCCCcgtttcctccacacctcaacCGCACGGGCCCCCGTTCGTGCTCCTCAGATCAAGGCCAAACGCCAGCAGCGACGGAAGCCGCCAACCATTGTCCTGACTGCC GTGGCTTGAAAGAGGTTTGCAGTATGGATTAG
- the LOC108980606 gene encoding CASP-like protein 5C1, whose amino-acid sequence MDEVPGSLGTSASFSLRLGQAIFSSASLLFMSLGVEFYSYTAFCYLVTIMGLAIPWSFTLALVDGYSVLVKCSIRQPGILLIIIVGDWVLSILTLAAACSTVSVVDFLLQCNNGAYCPPKFCSRYQISAAMAFLSWLLSLASALFNLWLLPSL is encoded by the exons ATGGATGAGGTACCTGGCTCTCTGGGGACCAGCGCCAGCTTTTCTTTGAGATTGGGCCAGGCTATCTTTTCCTCTGCCTCTCTACTTTTCATGTCTTTGGGTGTCGAATTCTACAGCTACACCGCTTTCtg CTACTTGGTAACAATCATGGGTTTGGCTATACCCTGGAGTTTCACTTTAGCCCTGGTGGATGGATACTCTGTTCTGGTTAAATGCTCTATCCGGCAGCCGGGTATACTGCTGATCATTATCGTAGGAGATTGG GTATTATCCATTCTCACACTGGCTGCAGCTTGCTCAACAGTTAGTGTTGTGGACTTTCTCCTCCAGTGTAATAATGGGGCATATTGCCCACCGAAGTTTTGCAGCAGATATCAGATATCAGCTGCCATGGCTTTCTTGTCATGGCTTCTGTCTCTGGCTTCAGCTCTGTTCAATCTCTGGTTACTCCCCTCCTTGTGA